A window of the Sneathiella sp. P13V-1 genome harbors these coding sequences:
- a CDS encoding EAL domain-containing protein — protein sequence MHRIEIKKGDLVLADQDNATCAYIVEAGKIAIDDRASSTPTYSVGPGEMFGEYGIIGDAVHYSTAKALEDSILMVVTQEEIEEKSEQADPMVHLFLNFFMDRCHSLTVRSLGSDDQVQHFTSRRKHWQNNIQTIQEQLLEQFKLKDELERALANEEFVLHFQPIISLRGGFTAGFEALIRWQHPDRGLLSPFFFIDTAENTGMINAIGQWVFKESCRFSRIFNEKAANSRSPEIFISVNISARQFEEDDMVENFKASLEETGADPAKIQLEITESVLMTDTDRAQKMLYELKSMGFQIVLDDFGTGYSSLSYLHKFPIDKLKIDRSFTHSMLDDQDSQEIVRAIAGLSHNMDIEVVAEGIETMEQLSMYRDLDCHYGQGFLIAKPLPVDEVYGILGTRMKLNG from the coding sequence TTGCATCGCATTGAAATCAAAAAAGGGGATTTGGTTTTAGCCGATCAGGATAACGCTACATGTGCGTATATTGTGGAAGCTGGAAAAATTGCGATTGATGATCGCGCATCCAGCACTCCCACCTATTCGGTTGGTCCCGGTGAAATGTTTGGAGAATACGGCATCATTGGAGATGCGGTACATTATTCCACGGCAAAAGCGCTTGAGGACAGCATTCTCATGGTTGTCACTCAGGAAGAAATCGAAGAGAAGAGCGAGCAAGCCGATCCAATGGTGCACCTCTTCCTGAATTTCTTTATGGATCGTTGCCACAGTTTAACGGTTCGTAGTTTGGGAAGTGACGATCAAGTCCAACATTTCACATCTCGCCGTAAACACTGGCAAAACAACATTCAAACAATCCAAGAACAACTTCTTGAGCAGTTCAAGTTGAAAGACGAACTTGAACGCGCTCTCGCAAATGAAGAATTTGTTCTGCACTTTCAGCCGATTATTTCCCTAAGGGGAGGCTTTACGGCAGGCTTTGAAGCCTTGATCCGCTGGCAACATCCAGATCGCGGGCTTCTTTCGCCTTTTTTCTTCATCGACACAGCTGAAAACACAGGGATGATAAACGCGATCGGTCAATGGGTTTTCAAAGAATCATGTCGTTTCAGTCGCATTTTTAATGAAAAAGCTGCCAATAGCAGAAGCCCTGAAATCTTTATCAGTGTGAATATTTCTGCGCGTCAATTCGAAGAAGACGACATGGTAGAAAATTTTAAAGCTAGTCTGGAAGAAACCGGTGCAGATCCGGCAAAAATTCAGCTGGAAATCACGGAAAGTGTCTTGATGACAGATACTGACCGTGCGCAAAAAATGTTGTACGAGCTGAAATCAATGGGCTTTCAGATTGTACTTGATGACTTTGGAACAGGGTACTCTAGCCTCAGCTACCTCCACAAGTTCCCTATCGACAAATTGAAAATCGACAGGTCTTTCACCCATTCCATGCTGGATGATCAGGACAGCCAGGAAATTGTCCGCGCGATTGCTGGCCTTTCCCATAACATGGATATCGAAGTCGTTGCCGAAGGTATCGAAACCATGGAGCAACTTTCAATGTATCGGGATCTTGACTGCCACTATGGGCAGGGCTTCTTGATCGCGAAACCGCTGCCAGTGGACGAAGTTTATGGCATTCTCGGTACAAGAATGAAACTGAACGGATAA
- the tgt gene encoding tRNA guanosine(34) transglycosylase Tgt: MTQEFKFNVLAQDGAARRGVLKTAHGDIRTPAFMPVGTVATVKGMTPEAVRQTGADILLGNTYHLMLRPGSERVRKMGGLHKFMNWERPILTDSGGFQVMSLNELRTLDENGVTFKSHIDGRKFELTPERSMQIQNDLDATITMAFDECTPFPATHEVAADSMRRSMRWAKRSRDAFEHRTGYGLFGIVQGSIYEDLRSESIDALTDIGFEGYAIGGLAVGEGQDNMFSTLEVTTPYMPTDKPRYLMGVGKPDDLVGGVMRGVDMFDCVLPTRSGRNAQAFTRYGTINMRNARHQEDPRPLDAECRCPACTNYSRAYLHHLFRAKEILGSVLLTWHNLHYYQDLMEGMRNAIEAGALADFALEFHAAQEQGDIDPL; this comes from the coding sequence ATGACGCAGGAATTCAAATTTAATGTACTGGCACAGGATGGCGCGGCAAGACGCGGTGTTTTGAAGACTGCTCACGGTGATATCCGTACGCCAGCCTTCATGCCGGTCGGTACTGTTGCGACTGTGAAGGGCATGACACCTGAAGCTGTTCGTCAGACAGGCGCGGATATCCTTCTCGGGAATACCTACCATTTGATGCTGCGCCCAGGATCTGAGCGGGTACGCAAAATGGGCGGTCTTCATAAATTCATGAATTGGGAACGGCCTATCCTGACCGATTCAGGTGGATTTCAGGTTATGTCCCTTAATGAGTTGCGCACATTGGATGAAAATGGTGTGACGTTCAAATCCCATATTGACGGTAGGAAATTTGAACTGACACCAGAGCGTTCGATGCAGATCCAAAATGATCTGGATGCGACGATTACCATGGCGTTTGACGAATGTACGCCGTTTCCAGCCACCCATGAGGTTGCCGCTGATAGTATGCGACGCTCCATGAGGTGGGCAAAGCGATCACGTGATGCGTTTGAACATCGTACTGGCTATGGGTTATTTGGCATCGTGCAGGGATCCATTTATGAAGACCTTCGAAGCGAATCCATTGATGCCCTTACAGATATCGGCTTTGAAGGCTATGCAATCGGTGGTCTCGCAGTGGGTGAGGGGCAGGATAATATGTTCAGTACCCTTGAGGTCACAACACCTTATATGCCGACTGACAAGCCTCGCTACCTGATGGGCGTTGGTAAACCGGACGATCTGGTTGGTGGTGTTATGCGGGGCGTAGACATGTTCGATTGTGTTCTTCCGACACGTTCTGGAAGAAATGCACAAGCCTTTACACGTTACGGCACTATTAATATGCGCAATGCACGCCATCAGGAAGATCCAAGGCCGTTAGATGCGGAATGTAGATGCCCTGCCTGTACGAATTACTCACGGGCTTATTTGCATCACCTATTCCGAGCGAAGGAGATACTAGGTTCGGTTCTACTTACCTGGCATAATTTGCACTACTATCAGGATTTGATGGAAGGTATGAGAAATGCAATTGAGGCGGGGGCTTTGGCGGATTTCGCTTTGGAGTTTCATGCCGCGCAAGAGCAAGGGGATATAGATCCCCTATAA
- the queA gene encoding tRNA preQ1(34) S-adenosylmethionine ribosyltransferase-isomerase QueA: MLVEEFDFDLPNERIADRPVTPREAAKMLIVDGGLSDSTVGDLPDFLEEGDVLVFNDTKVIPARLRGMRRTAKIEVTLHKNVGLDTWHAFAKPAKKLKAGDVIEFADGFNAMVSQKLEGGEVVLAFNVAGAKLMENLVTYGEIPLPPYISSIRPVDEQDKEDYQTVFAREEGAVAAPTAGLHFTPELLARIAEKGVQTVATTLHVGAGTFLPVKADNTDDHKMHAEYGEITEEAAAKLNEIRQSGGRIISVGTTSLRLLESATNDEGVVQPFRGETDIFITPGYQFKAVDVLMTNFHLPKSTLFMLVSAFSGLSEMKDAYQHAIDNSYRFYSYGDSSLLFKKDPE; encoded by the coding sequence ATGCTTGTTGAAGAATTTGATTTCGATCTTCCAAATGAACGAATTGCGGATCGTCCTGTAACTCCCCGCGAAGCAGCGAAGATGCTTATCGTGGATGGGGGACTATCTGACTCAACCGTTGGTGATCTTCCAGACTTTCTGGAAGAAGGGGATGTACTTGTGTTTAATGACACAAAGGTAATTCCTGCCCGGCTTCGGGGGATGCGGAGAACCGCCAAAATCGAAGTGACACTTCATAAAAATGTTGGTTTGGATACATGGCACGCATTTGCAAAGCCTGCTAAGAAACTGAAAGCTGGTGATGTTATTGAGTTCGCAGATGGTTTTAATGCAATGGTTTCTCAGAAACTGGAAGGCGGGGAGGTTGTCCTTGCCTTTAATGTTGCCGGTGCCAAACTCATGGAAAATCTGGTTACCTATGGTGAGATCCCGCTGCCACCCTATATCAGTTCGATCCGTCCTGTAGATGAGCAGGATAAAGAAGACTACCAAACCGTGTTTGCGCGTGAAGAAGGTGCGGTAGCTGCGCCAACTGCGGGACTGCATTTTACACCTGAATTGTTGGCACGCATTGCTGAAAAAGGGGTGCAAACAGTTGCGACAACGTTGCATGTAGGGGCAGGGACGTTCCTTCCTGTGAAGGCGGACAATACTGATGATCACAAAATGCACGCCGAATATGGTGAGATCACAGAAGAGGCTGCGGCAAAGCTAAATGAAATCCGTCAGAGCGGTGGGCGCATTATTTCCGTTGGAACAACAAGTTTACGCCTTCTGGAAAGCGCAACAAATGACGAAGGCGTTGTTCAACCTTTCAGAGGGGAGACAGATATCTTCATCACCCCGGGCTATCAGTTTAAAGCAGTAGATGTCCTGATGACAAACTTCCATCTGCCTAAGTCAACTTTGTTTATGTTGGTCTCTGCTTTTAGTGGCCTATCTGAAATGAAAGATGCCTATCAGCACGCCATTGATAACAGCTACCGCTTTTATTCCTACGGCGATAGTTCATTATTGTTCAAGAAAGACCCGGAATAA
- a CDS encoding peptidylprolyl isomerase has protein sequence MSADLENTLYLELKDGRVVIEMRPDLAPNHVARIKELAREGFYDGIVFHRVIDGFMAQTGDPLGNGTGGSGQNLDAEFSGEAHVEGTCSMARAAHPNSADSQFFIMFAPAPHLDSQYSIWGQVTEGMEHVHSIKKGDGMMNGSVTDPDKIVSMKVAADVA, from the coding sequence ATGTCTGCAGATCTTGAAAACACGCTGTATCTTGAATTGAAAGATGGACGTGTTGTGATCGAAATGCGCCCCGATCTGGCCCCAAATCACGTCGCACGTATCAAGGAATTGGCACGTGAAGGCTTCTATGATGGAATTGTTTTCCATCGTGTGATCGACGGCTTTATGGCTCAAACTGGTGACCCGCTTGGAAATGGTACTGGAGGTTCCGGTCAGAATCTGGATGCAGAGTTTTCAGGTGAAGCACATGTAGAAGGTACGTGTTCTATGGCGCGTGCTGCACATCCAAACAGTGCTGACAGCCAGTTCTTTATCATGTTCGCGCCTGCTCCTCATTTGGATAGCCAGTATTCAATCTGGGGTCAGGTTACAGAAGGCATGGAACATGTTCATAGCATCAAAAAAGGTGATGGTATGATGAATGGTTCTGTGACTGATCCTGACAAAATTGTCAGCATGAAAGTCGCGGCTGACGTAGCTTAA
- the coaD gene encoding pantetheine-phosphate adenylyltransferase translates to MSTERVGLYPGTFDPITLGHYDIIKRAAKLVDTLVIGVAMNPGKNPLFSVEERVEMVKKMTLEFPGTNFEVRPFNNLLMHFAEECNASIIVRGLRAVSDFEYEFQMVGMNRRLNSEIETVFLMASDQHQFIASSLVKEIAFLDGDITKFVSPETAKSIVERVAKIRTEKG, encoded by the coding sequence ATGTCAACAGAACGCGTAGGACTGTACCCCGGTACTTTTGATCCCATAACTTTGGGACATTATGATATTATCAAACGGGCGGCGAAATTGGTCGATACATTGGTTATCGGTGTCGCCATGAACCCTGGAAAAAACCCACTTTTCTCTGTCGAAGAGCGGGTTGAGATGGTCAAGAAAATGACCTTGGAATTTCCAGGAACTAACTTTGAAGTGAGACCCTTCAATAATCTGCTGATGCATTTTGCGGAGGAATGCAACGCCAGCATTATTGTCCGTGGTCTGCGGGCTGTCTCAGATTTTGAATATGAATTTCAGATGGTCGGAATGAACCGCCGCTTGAATTCTGAAATTGAAACAGTATTTCTGATGGCATCTGATCAACATCAGTTTATTGCCTCCAGCCTTGTGAAAGAGATCGCATTTCTGGATGGTGATATTACAAAATTTGTCTCGCCTGAGACAGCCAAGAGTATTGTGGAGCGGGTGGCAAAAATCCGCACCGAAAAAGGTTAA